The Desulfobulbaceae bacterium genome has a segment encoding these proteins:
- a CDS encoding response regulator, whose protein sequence is MDSISQTLKVEEDMTFGKKIMIADDDRTAHIMYGKTLANLGFEVLHAYDGEEAYLMAKQVCPDVLLLDIGMPKMDGRDICKKLKSDAATKNIKIIMVTGRDSEFDRLVGFEAGADEYVEKPCYPSYVERKIRSLLAKS, encoded by the coding sequence ATGGACTCAATATCGCAAACGCTTAAAGTTGAGGAAGATATGACTTTCGGCAAAAAAATTATGATTGCCGACGACGATCGGACTGCCCACATAATGTATGGGAAAACACTTGCCAACCTCGGGTTTGAAGTGCTTCACGCCTATGACGGAGAAGAAGCGTATTTAATGGCGAAACAAGTATGTCCCGACGTTCTTCTGCTTGATATCGGGATGCCCAAAATGGACGGCCGTGATATCTGTAAAAAACTGAAAAGTGATGCGGCCACCAAGAACATCAAAATAATTATGGTGACCGGCAGGGATAGTGAATTTGATCGTCTTGTCGGTTTTGAGGCCGGCGCCGATGAGTATGTGGAAAAACCCTGCTATCCAAGCTATGTTGAACGAAAGATACGGTCATTATTGGCGAAAAGCTGA